One genomic region from Magallana gigas chromosome 3, xbMagGiga1.1, whole genome shotgun sequence encodes:
- the LOC117692570 gene encoding microfibril-associated glycoprotein 4-like, whose product MGRHIELLILILLLKSTKEQVLFDDLDDSQQTSKESAMHFIRNELQQIRQSVMKILLQKLEDIKDELNRKISTEIENVTKTIVENFTETLENKLTCFSHSTLISGFDCSDILKRCPNTKKKDGVYNISNGSNKIKAVYCDMTTDNGGWTVIQRRINGSVDFYRNWTEYKNGFGFADHEYWIGNDMLHKVSSVQPQELRVDMERFNGEKAYAVYSTFSVGNEASKYILQVNEYVGTAGDSLSYSNNSKFSTPDQDNDAWSSGNCATRYRSAGWFSTCFLANPNGQYTDSEEIANLGYVSWYHWKNSWISLKLIQLMSRPRA is encoded by the exons ATGGGAAGACATATcgaacttttgattttgattttgttgttgaaatcaACGAAAGAGCAAGTTCTATTCGATGATTTGGATGACAGCCAGCAAACCTCCAAGGAATCAGCGATGCACTTTATTAGAAATGAACTACAGCAAATAAGGCAAAGTGTTATGAAAATACTATTGCAAAAGTTAGAAGACATCAAAGACGAGTTGAATAGGAAAATTAGCACAGAGATTGAAAATGTGACCAAAACTATAGTCGAAAATTTCACAGAAACCTTGGAAAATAAACTTACATGTTTTAGTCATTCAACTCTTATATCAG GTTTCGATTGTTCTGACATTTTGAAGAGATGTCCGAATACAAAAAAGAAAGATGGCGTGTACAACATCAGTAATGGTTCAAATAAAATCAAGGCCGTCTATTGTGATATGACTACCGACAATGGAGGTTGGACG gtgaTTCAGCGGAGAATAAATGGATCGGTGGACTTTTACCGTAACTGGACGGAATACAAGAACGGATTTGGATTTGCTGATCACGAATATTGGATAG GAAATGACATGTTGCATAAGGTGTCGTCAGTGCAGCCACAAGAGCTGAGGGTAGATATGGAGAGGTTTAACGGAGAAAAGGCCTATGCTGTATACTCCACCTTTTCTGTCGGGAATGAAGCCAGTAAATATATTCTACAGGTGAATGAATACGTTGGGACGGCTG GTGATAGCCTGTCTTACAGCAATAACAGTAAGTTCTCCACACCGGACCAAGATAATGACGCTTGGAGCAGCGGTAACTGTGCCACCCGATACAGATCCGCAGGGTGGTTCTCAACGTGTTTTCTCGCCAACCCTAATGGACAGTACACCGACTCCGAGGAAATTGCTAATCTTGGATACGTTTCATGGTACCATTGGAAAAATTCGTGGATATCTCTGAAATTGATACAGCTGATGAGTCGTCCTCGAGCCTGA
- the LOC117692569 gene encoding microfibril-associated glycoprotein 4 — MEGMLSILIFTLLLKSTNGQLLYDDVEEEQKCVNVAAHIIKNELQQFTKSIERIVKQNIEGIKNLDASVRNMKTDFQKLLVLQQEAIDNSTNIIGDKLTCSDRLTPILGTDCADILKRYPDTRGKDGVYDIVGLNRIMAVYCDMTTDNGGWTVIQRRVNGSVNFNNNWTEYKNGFGFADHEYWIGNDMLHRLTSQKPQELRVDMERFNGEKAYAVYSRFAVGDETSKYKLEVNGYSGNAGDSLDYHNNMKFSTPDQDNDNKNGSCATKFRSGLWFNNCYFANPNGQYTDSEITGPGYIIWKLWKNSSISLKSIQLMIRPRF; from the exons ATGGAGGGAATGTTgagcattttaatttttactttgttGTTGAAATCAACGAATGGACAATTGTTATACGATGATGTGGAGGAAGAGCAAAAATGTGTGAACGTGGCAGCACACATTATAAAAAATGAACTACAACAATTTACCAAAAGCATTGAAAGAATTGTGAAGCAAAATATAGAAGGAATAAAAAATCTCGACGCAAGTGTCAGGAATATGAAAACAGATTTCCAGAAATTGTTGGTGCTCCAACAAGAGGCTATTGACAATTCTACAAATATAATCGGAGATAAATTAACCTGCAGTGATAGATTGACCCCCATATTAG GCACCGATTGTGCTGACATTTTAAAGAGATACCCAGATACAAGAGGGAAGGACGGGGTGTACGATATTGTTGGTTTAAACAGAATAATGGCCGTGTACTGCGATATGACCACTGACAACGGAGGATGGACG GTGATTCAGCGGAGAGTGAATGGATCGGTGAACTTTAACAATAACTGGACGGAATACAAGAACGGGTTTGGATTTGCTGATCATGAGTACTGGATAG gaaatgaCATGCTACATAGACTGACGTCACAGAAGCCCCAGGAACTGCGAGTAGACATGGAGAGATTCAACGGAGAAAAGGCATATGCTGTTTACTCACGGTTTGCTGTCGGGGACGAGACCAGTAAATATAAGTTGGAGGTGAATGGATACAGTGGAAATGCAG GGGATAGCCTGGATTACCACAACAACATGAAGTTCTCGACACCGGACCAGGATAACGACAACAAGAACGGTTCCTGTGCCACCAAGTTCAGATCGGGATTGTGGTTCAACAACTGTTATTTTGCCAACCCTAATGGACAGTATACCGACTCTGAGATAACTGGTCCTGGATACATTATATGGAAACTCTGGAAAAACTCCTCTATATCTCTGAAATCAATACAGCTGATGATTCGTCCTCGATTCTGA